CTCCTTCTCAAACAACTTCTCCTTCATCTTCTCCAGCTTTTCTGCGAAAACCTTTCCATGCTCCTCCACCATTACAATTCTCAGTGACTCGGCCACTAAGTCTTTAGAAAAGGACCCATCATAGTCATCTCTGGCTATTTCATACCCCAATTCCCTCTCCACCAGCTGCCTTGCAATAATCCCCTGGTCCGCTAAGAAAGGGAGCAGAATgagttttttctcaaatttcagGGCCTCCACTACGGAGCTCCATCCCGAGTGAGTCAAGAACCCTCCCACCGAGTCATGACTCAGTATATTCAGTTGAGGGGCCCAGCTTGTACAGATCACCCCACGCCCTCTCGTCCTCTCTTCGAACCCTTCTGGCAGTTTCGTCACTTCCTCATCCGCCAAGCCGCGTTGTTTCCTGTAAACCCAGAAGAATGGTAGCTTCGAAAGCTCTAAGCCCAGAGCTATTTCTACCGCTTCTTCCTGGTTCGGCTTTGTTTCGCTCCCAAAAGCTATGTACACTACTGAACCTGAGAGCATGCACAAAGGATATAATAATAAGTAGTAAAGGTAAGTCTAGCACTATATGTGGAGCAAAAGGGTAAAGTCCAACACTATGGACAAAAGTAGATGAGGACCAAGTTTAGCACCTGATCTGACTCTGGAAAATGTGTGGATGTTACAACTTATCCTAACATAATCAAATCAtgtaaaagaaaatgtcaaattaaatttcaaaaaattaaacctTTTTCTTGCTTGTCTAGCCACTCCTTGATTTCAAGCCAAGCTGCTTTCTTGTCATCCTCTTCCTCATCATCATAAGCTGTGGTGGGCAGCAACCCAACCGGGATGGTGGGTTTTCCGAACACATCTTCTACTAATTGCAGCCACTCCGGCTCGAGTTCGTAACAGCTCCTCACGAACACAGCACTGGCGCCTTTCACGGTAACAGCGACGCGATAAACGTCGGAAACGTTGCCACCATCGATATAAAGGTCGTGGAACATGCGCTCTATCTCGAAATAACGAGGCATGATCGCCGTCTCAAACGGAACCCACTTGGGTTTGGACGTCACATGCTTTGCCTCGACTCGATAATCCTGACCGTCGATAATTGGCGATGGAGGGCCTATGAGGATGTTAATGGTGGAAGCTGAAAATATGCTGAAATACACGCTGGGGATGCTCAGCTTTTCCATGATAGGAACTAACCGAAACGAAGCGAAATCGTGAATTACCCAATCTGGGGAAAGTGTTTGGAGAAAAGTAAGCATGGAGTCTTGGAGCTCATCGAAGGCAATCTTGAGGTACCTCACTTTGTCATAAGGTAAGTCCAATGTGGACTCTGCATCTTCTGGGAGATTTTCGACTTGCGGCAAAGGTAATCCGATGAGATCTATGTTGGGTACGAGGTTTGGGTGCAATTTGGGGAGGCGCTGGATGTTTCTGGGAGTGGACACAAACGAAATCTTGTTGCCTCTCTCGGCTAAGAGCTTAGCTAGCTCCAAGTATGGAATAATGTGTCCGAAGGCTAACCATGGGAGCATCACGATGTGAAGCGTAGTACTGTCACTCGCCATGGCTGAAACTGTAGGAAAATTGCAAAGCCAatacctttttgactttttgtagTACTGTGGGCGGTGGAATCTTTAACTGACCAAGATCTTTTAGGCTGCCTCCATTCCTGTCAATATGGGATTGGTAACATGATGTGGCAAATGCcacatcatttatttatttattttattttatttatttatttattaatgctTTAAAGTGATGTGATATTGTGGTCACTTTTTAAAATAGATCAGATTTTCAGGAATGTAATGTAAAGAGTAAATGATTTACAAATTGGGTGATGTGGAGGTGAGACCCATCTTTTACAAATTGAGAGAtttgttttgagcgaaataaccctaaattgtacgtactataataatgattttatgaaaatgtaatagtgACTTTATAAATTTATAGCATTATGTAATAATACGTAAGTTGCATGATTAAATTAATGtctaatatgaaaattaaaataagtaaataaatatctttttactaaatatttctattttataaaaatggGATGTTACATGTGCAACGACACGTGTCAAGCATGTTGAGAGTCTAGCATGCGTCTCTTTCCTCATCTCCCCTACAAATACTACATTTTTAATACAAGGAGAGGGAAGTTTTGGTGATAGATGGTATACTGGCCGGGCTTGGGTCACACAAATTGATCCAAGAGAGTAATTGGATCAAGGAAGCCCAAAAAAGATACATAGTATGCgcttattatttataatgtaataaggATTTGACTCATTATTTCTAATGTAGTTGGGCTGGAGTTTATTATTCCTAACGTAATAGTTACTTCC
This portion of the Ipomoea triloba cultivar NCNSP0323 chromosome 5, ASM357664v1 genome encodes:
- the LOC116018872 gene encoding UDP-glycosyltransferase 91A1-like yields the protein MASDSTTLHIVMLPWLAFGHIIPYLELAKLLAERGNKISFVSTPRNIQRLPKLHPNLVPNIDLIGLPLPQVENLPEDAESTLDLPYDKVRYLKIAFDELQDSMLTFLQTLSPDWVIHDFASFRLVPIMEKLSIPSVYFSIFSASTINILIGPPSPIIDGQDYRVEAKHVTSKPKWVPFETAIMPRYFEIERMFHDLYIDGGNVSDVYRVAVTVKGASAVFVRSCYELEPEWLQLVEDVFGKPTIPVGLLPTTAYDDEEEDDKKAAWLEIKEWLDKQEKGSVVYIAFGSETKPNQEEAVEIALGLELSKLPFFWVYRKQRGLADEEVTKLPEGFEERTRGRGVICTSWAPQLNILSHDSVGGFLTHSGWSSVVEALKFEKKLILLPFLADQGIIARQLVERELGYEIARDDYDGSFSKDLVAESLRIVMVEEHGKVFAEKLEKMKEKLFEKEKQDNYVNKLLDYLHAPTMHQPSGSYKK